From Flavobacterium sp. 102, a single genomic window includes:
- a CDS encoding N-acetylmuramoyl-L-alanine amidase, which yields MKLNNKNILFSMVSMLFVCSLAWSQTNKAFTVILDAGHGGKDPGNSYHGFVEKEIALKTTLKVGKLLENDKNIKIIYTRTTDVFIELVNRPKVANKANANLFVSIHCNSVANQTPAGTETFVMGLSRSGMNLEVAKSENSVILLEDNYKETYQGFDPKKPESLIGLTMMQEENLNSSIDLATKIQDNFTHNLERKSRGVKQQPLWVLDAAYMPSVLIELGFLSNKEEGEFLNSDEGQNKMARQIADAIIKYKKEYLNEAYNNNENAKYLDMPDVKEVKETIAIKTEENSTADSKEGLYKIQLFATSKKRDITSSDFKGLKNISFTFENSLYKYFYGSCSGLEEAKKLNEIAKRNGFADAFIVTTVNGKTAAIK from the coding sequence ATGAAATTAAATAATAAGAACATTCTTTTCTCGATGGTTTCGATGTTGTTCGTTTGTAGTTTGGCATGGTCACAAACCAATAAAGCATTCACAGTGATACTAGATGCCGGTCATGGCGGAAAAGATCCCGGCAATTCTTACCATGGTTTTGTAGAAAAAGAAATCGCACTTAAAACCACTTTGAAAGTGGGTAAACTGTTAGAAAACGATAAGAATATCAAGATAATTTACACGCGTACAACAGATGTTTTTATAGAGCTTGTGAATAGACCCAAAGTGGCTAACAAAGCCAACGCCAACCTTTTTGTTTCAATCCATTGTAATTCGGTGGCCAATCAGACGCCTGCAGGAACAGAAACTTTTGTGATGGGTTTGTCTCGCAGTGGTATGAACTTAGAAGTAGCCAAAAGCGAAAACTCTGTTATTTTATTAGAAGACAATTACAAAGAAACCTATCAAGGATTTGACCCGAAAAAACCAGAGTCGTTGATTGGCTTGACGATGATGCAAGAAGAAAACTTGAATAGCAGCATCGATTTAGCAACGAAGATTCAGGATAATTTCACCCATAATTTAGAACGCAAATCTAGAGGTGTGAAACAGCAACCTTTATGGGTTTTGGATGCGGCTTACATGCCAAGTGTTTTAATTGAATTGGGTTTTTTGTCTAATAAAGAAGAAGGTGAGTTTTTAAATTCAGATGAAGGCCAAAATAAAATGGCGAGACAAATCGCAGACGCTATCATAAAGTATAAAAAAGAGTACTTAAATGAAGCCTACAATAATAATGAGAATGCAAAGTATTTGGATATGCCCGATGTAAAGGAAGTAAAAGAAACAATTGCAATTAAGACAGAAGAAAATTCAACTGCTGATTCAAAAGAAGGATTGTATAAAATCCAATTGTTTGCGACTTCCAAAAAAAGAGACATCACTTCGTCCGATTTTAAAGGGCTGAAAAATATTTCATTTACCTTTGAAAATAGTTTATATAAGTATTTTTACGGAAGTTGCTCCGGTCTAGAGGAAGCCAAAAAGTTAAATGAAATTGCCAAAAGAAATGGCTTTGCTGATGCGTTTATTGTTACCACTGTAAACGGAAAAACGGCAGCCATAAAATAA